Proteins from one Pseudomonas grandcourensis genomic window:
- the glcD gene encoding glycolate oxidase subunit GlcD: protein MNILYDERVDGALPDVDKQALLQALHTRLPNLEVLHQREELKPYECDGLSAYRTTPMLVVLPRYIEEVQGVLRVCHELHVPVVARGAGTGLSGGALPLEKGVLLVMARFNNILHIDPAARTARVQPGVRNLAISQAAAPFGLYYAPDPSSQIACSIGGNVAENAGGVHCLKYGLTVHNVLKVDILTVDGEHLSLGSNALDAPGFDLLALFTGSEGLLGVITEVTVKLLPKPQTAKVLLAAFDSVEKAGRAVGDIIAAGIIPGGLEMMDNLAIRAAEDFIHAGYPVDAQAILLCELDGVEADVADDCERVRQVLQQAGAIELRQAKDEAERVLFWAGRKNAFPAVGRLSSDYYCMDGTIPRRELPGVLHAIAELSKEYGLRVANVFHAGDGNMHPLILFDANQPGELDRAEALGGKILELCVKVGGSITGEHGVGREKINQMCAQFNSDELTLFHAVKAAFDPRGLLNPGKNIPTLHRCAEFGAMHIHGGQLPFPELERF, encoded by the coding sequence ATGAACATTCTCTACGATGAACGCGTTGACGGCGCCCTCCCCGACGTCGACAAACAGGCGCTGTTGCAGGCCCTGCACACCCGCTTGCCGAATCTGGAAGTCCTGCATCAGCGCGAGGAACTCAAGCCCTACGAATGCGACGGACTGTCGGCCTATCGCACCACGCCGATGCTGGTGGTGCTGCCCCGATACATCGAGGAAGTCCAGGGGGTGCTGCGGGTCTGCCATGAACTGCACGTCCCCGTCGTGGCCCGTGGCGCGGGCACCGGTTTGTCCGGCGGTGCGCTGCCCCTGGAGAAAGGCGTGCTGCTGGTGATGGCGCGCTTCAACAACATCCTGCACATCGATCCCGCCGCCCGTACTGCACGGGTTCAGCCCGGCGTACGCAATCTGGCGATCTCCCAGGCGGCGGCACCCTTCGGCCTGTATTACGCGCCGGATCCGTCCTCGCAAATCGCCTGCTCCATCGGCGGCAACGTCGCGGAAAATGCCGGTGGCGTGCACTGCCTCAAGTACGGCCTGACCGTGCACAACGTGCTCAAGGTCGACATCCTCACCGTCGACGGCGAGCACCTGAGCCTGGGCTCCAACGCCCTCGACGCCCCCGGTTTCGACCTGCTGGCGCTGTTCACCGGGTCCGAAGGCCTGCTCGGGGTGATCACCGAGGTCACGGTCAAGCTGCTGCCCAAACCGCAGACCGCCAAAGTGCTGCTGGCGGCGTTCGATTCCGTGGAAAAAGCCGGGCGCGCCGTCGGCGACATCATTGCCGCCGGCATCATCCCCGGTGGCCTGGAAATGATGGACAACCTGGCCATCCGTGCCGCCGAGGACTTCATCCACGCCGGTTATCCGGTCGATGCCCAGGCCATTCTGCTGTGCGAACTCGATGGCGTTGAAGCCGATGTCGCTGATGACTGCGAGCGGGTGCGCCAGGTGCTGCAACAGGCCGGCGCCATCGAGTTGCGCCAGGCCAAAGACGAAGCCGAGCGCGTGCTTTTCTGGGCCGGGCGCAAGAATGCCTTCCCGGCGGTGGGCCGCCTCTCCTCGGATTACTACTGCATGGACGGCACCATCCCCCGCCGCGAACTGCCCGGCGTGTTGCATGCCATCGCCGAACTCTCGAAGGAATACGGCCTGCGGGTAGCCAACGTGTTCCATGCCGGCGACGGCAACATGCACCCGCTGATCCTGTTCGACGCCAATCAACCCGGTGAACTTGATCGAGCCGAAGCTCTGGGCGGCAAGATTCTGGAGTTGTGCGTGAAAGTCGGCGGCAGCATCACCGGTGAACACGGCGTGGGCCGCGAGAAGATCAACCAGATGTGCGCGCAGTTCAACAGCGACGAGCTGACCCTGTTCCATGCCGTCAAGGCGGCC
- a CDS encoding L-lactate permease has product MVWQQVYDPFGNPVLSTLMAAVPVVVMLASLAFFHVKAHLAALLALASALLIAIFAFGMPANMAGSAALFGAANGLLPIGWIVLNIIFLHRLTTENGSFKVLQDSLARITDDRRLQLLLIAFCFGAFFEGAAGFGTPVAVTGAILIGLGFSPLAASGLALIANTAPVAFGALGTPIITLAKVTGLDEMELSMMVGRQLPFFSVLVPFWLIWAFAGWRKMLEIWPAILVAGVSFAVPQFLVSNYHGPMLVDVIAALISMACLTGFLRVWKPATVHTSAALSGRVDNSKIDAEHDEKPVPTATFANEAKPAVMRAWMPWIILTVFVFIWGTQGFKNTFDTRPAIDPQTSAAKLDPQGKPMREANPVFAPVLTFSTLHLQVVKVPPVVAAPKPEEAVYKFTWFTATGSGILLAAIVGGLLMGYSIPQLIRQYLRTLWVVRYSLITIAAMLALGFLTRYSGLDATMGLAFAATGIFYPMFGTLLGWLGVALTGSDTASNVLFGGLQRVTSEQLGISPVLMAAANSSGGVMGKMVDAQSIVVASTATRWYGHEGEILRYVFFHSIVLAILVGGLVTLQAYVAPFSHMVVGGH; this is encoded by the coding sequence ATGGTCTGGCAGCAAGTCTACGATCCATTCGGTAACCCGGTGCTTTCAACGCTCATGGCCGCCGTACCGGTGGTGGTGATGCTGGCGTCCCTCGCGTTTTTTCATGTCAAGGCGCACCTGGCCGCGTTGCTCGCCCTGGCCTCGGCCTTGCTGATCGCGATCTTCGCCTTCGGCATGCCGGCGAACATGGCAGGTTCGGCGGCGTTGTTCGGTGCGGCCAACGGCCTGCTGCCGATTGGCTGGATCGTGTTGAACATCATCTTCCTGCACCGCCTGACCACCGAGAACGGTTCGTTTAAGGTGTTGCAAGACTCCCTGGCGCGCATCACCGATGACCGGCGTCTGCAATTGCTGCTGATCGCCTTCTGCTTCGGGGCGTTTTTCGAAGGCGCGGCCGGTTTCGGTACGCCGGTGGCGGTGACCGGGGCGATTCTGATCGGGTTGGGTTTCTCGCCGCTCGCCGCCTCGGGGCTGGCGCTGATCGCCAACACCGCCCCCGTGGCGTTCGGCGCCCTCGGCACGCCAATCATCACCCTGGCCAAGGTCACCGGGCTGGATGAAATGGAATTGTCGATGATGGTCGGCCGGCAGTTGCCGTTCTTTTCGGTGCTGGTGCCGTTCTGGTTGATCTGGGCTTTTGCAGGCTGGCGCAAGATGCTGGAAATCTGGCCGGCGATCCTGGTGGCCGGGGTCAGCTTTGCCGTGCCGCAGTTCCTGGTGTCCAATTATCACGGGCCGATGCTGGTGGACGTGATCGCCGCACTGATTTCCATGGCCTGCCTGACCGGTTTCCTCAGGGTGTGGAAACCGGCCACCGTACACACGTCCGCCGCCCTGTCCGGCCGGGTCGACAACTCGAAGATCGACGCCGAGCACGACGAAAAGCCCGTACCCACTGCAACCTTTGCCAACGAGGCAAAACCGGCGGTGATGCGGGCGTGGATGCCATGGATCATCCTGACGGTCTTCGTGTTCATCTGGGGCACCCAGGGCTTCAAGAACACCTTCGACACCCGCCCCGCCATCGATCCGCAAACCAGTGCCGCCAAGCTCGATCCGCAAGGCAAGCCGATGCGCGAGGCGAACCCGGTGTTTGCGCCGGTCTTGACCTTCAGCACCCTGCACTTGCAGGTGGTAAAAGTCCCGCCGGTGGTGGCGGCGCCGAAACCCGAAGAAGCGGTGTACAAGTTCACCTGGTTCACCGCCACCGGTAGCGGCATTCTGCTGGCGGCGATTGTCGGCGGCCTGCTGATGGGCTACTCGATCCCGCAACTGATTCGCCAATACCTGCGCACCCTGTGGGTGGTGCGCTACTCGCTGATCACTATTGCGGCGATGCTCGCCCTGGGCTTTCTCACGCGCTACTCGGGACTGGATGCGACCATGGGCCTGGCCTTCGCCGCGACGGGCATTTTCTACCCGATGTTCGGCACTCTGCTCGGCTGGCTCGGCGTGGCATTGACCGGCTCGGACACCGCGTCCAACGTGCTGTTCGGCGGCTTGCAACGGGTGACATCCGAGCAGTTGGGCATCAGCCCGGTGTTGATGGCCGCCGCCAACAGTTCCGGCGGGGTCATGGGCAAGATGGTCGACGCCCAGTCGATCGTGGTCGCCTCCACCGCCACCCGCTGGTACGGCCATGAAGGGGAAATCCTGCGCTATGTGTTCTTCCACTCGATTGTGCTGGCGATCCTGGTCGGCGGCCTGGTGACGCTGCAGGCCTACGTCGCACCGTTCAGCCATATGGTGGTGGGTGGGCATTGA
- a CDS encoding DUF1428 domain-containing protein, with amino-acid sequence MSYVDGFIAAVPTANREQYLQHAKIAASVFKENGALSVVECWGEDVPEGKVTSFPMSVKLKQDETVAFGWIVWPDKATRNAGMDKMMQDPRMKPDVNPMPFDGQRMVYGGFEVLLQA; translated from the coding sequence ATGTCTTATGTCGATGGTTTTATCGCTGCCGTACCCACCGCCAACCGTGAGCAATACCTCCAGCACGCCAAAATCGCCGCCTCGGTCTTCAAGGAAAACGGTGCCTTGAGCGTGGTCGAATGCTGGGGCGAGGATGTCCCGGAAGGCAAGGTCACCTCGTTCCCCATGTCGGTGAAGCTCAAGCAAGACGAAACCGTCGCCTTTGGCTGGATCGTCTGGCCGGACAAGGCCACCCGCAATGCCGGGATGGACAAGATGATGCAGGACCCGCGCATGAAGCCGGACGTCAATCCGATGCCCTTCGATGGTCAACGCATGGTCTACGGTGGGTTCGAAGTACTGCTCCAGGCCTGA
- the thpR gene encoding RNA 2',3'-cyclic phosphodiesterase → MSDESREPFKRLFFALNCAPAQRREIAQWRSALQLRNGRPVPAENFHLTLKFLGAVGVAQIAEIFTAAASIRTPGERLTVVLDRLDVWRRAGALVLAPEQAPPALLRLVYALEQAMLPFGLEQAPKEYRPHLTLARDYRAPVPESATAPEFFLRADRFTLFESHKGRYRALAEWPLLDFDRS, encoded by the coding sequence ATGAGCGACGAATCCCGCGAGCCGTTCAAGCGTCTGTTCTTTGCGCTGAACTGCGCCCCGGCCCAGCGCCGGGAGATAGCGCAGTGGCGCAGTGCGCTGCAACTGCGCAACGGACGGCCGGTGCCGGCGGAAAACTTTCACCTGACGCTGAAATTTTTGGGGGCGGTGGGCGTGGCGCAGATTGCCGAGATCTTCACCGCAGCGGCGTCGATTCGTACACCGGGCGAACGCCTGACGGTGGTGCTGGACCGGCTGGACGTGTGGCGCAGGGCAGGGGCGCTGGTACTCGCGCCAGAGCAGGCGCCCCCGGCATTGTTGCGCCTGGTGTATGCCCTGGAACAGGCGATGTTGCCGTTCGGCCTGGAGCAGGCCCCAAAGGAATACCGTCCGCACCTGACCCTGGCGCGGGACTATCGGGCGCCGGTGCCGGAGTCCGCAACGGCGCCGGAGTTCTTCCTGCGGGCCGACCGGTTCACCCTTTTCGAATCCCACAAGGGGCGCTATCGGGCACTGGCCGAATGGCCGCTGCTTGATTTTGACCGCTCATAA
- a CDS encoding polyamine ABC transporter substrate-binding protein translates to MKMFGRTLLTLSLLGAIATGAQANDKVLRVYNWSDYIGPDTVKKFEDETGIQVTYDVFDSNETLEARLLAGKSGYDIVVPSNSFLAKQIKAGVYQELDKSKLSNWKNLNPVLLKNASASDPDNAHAIPYMWGSIGIGFNPQKVKEVLGANAPTNSWDLLFKPENAEKLKACGISFLDSPTEMIPTALHYLGYPVNDQNKQHIAEAEALFMKIRPNVAYFHSSKYISDLANGNICVAVGYSGDVLQAKARAQEAGDKVKINYSIPKEGAASFYDMLAIPRDAANVENAYLFMNFLMRPDVIADITNSIGYSNANAAATPLVDEAIRNDPGSYPPEAVMATLYAVPDQPIAVQRIMTRGWTKVKLGQ, encoded by the coding sequence ATGAAAATGTTTGGCAGGACTCTGCTGACACTGTCCTTATTGGGCGCAATCGCCACTGGCGCCCAGGCCAATGACAAGGTTCTGCGCGTCTATAACTGGTCGGATTACATTGGCCCGGATACCGTCAAGAAGTTCGAGGACGAGACTGGCATCCAGGTGACCTACGATGTCTTCGACAGCAACGAAACCCTTGAGGCACGCCTGCTGGCGGGCAAATCCGGCTACGACATCGTCGTGCCGTCCAACAGCTTCCTGGCCAAGCAGATCAAGGCCGGCGTCTATCAGGAACTGGACAAGTCGAAGCTGTCGAACTGGAAAAACCTCAACCCGGTGCTGCTGAAAAACGCCTCCGCGAGCGATCCCGATAACGCCCACGCCATCCCGTACATGTGGGGCTCGATCGGCATCGGCTTCAACCCGCAGAAGGTCAAGGAAGTGCTCGGCGCCAATGCCCCGACCAACTCCTGGGACCTGCTGTTCAAACCGGAAAACGCCGAGAAGCTCAAAGCCTGCGGCATCAGTTTCCTCGATTCGCCGACTGAAATGATCCCGACCGCCCTGCATTACCTGGGTTACCCGGTGAACGATCAGAACAAACAGCACATCGCCGAAGCCGAGGCGCTGTTCATGAAGATTCGCCCGAACGTGGCGTACTTCCATTCATCGAAATACATCTCCGACCTGGCCAACGGCAACATCTGCGTGGCCGTCGGTTACTCCGGCGACGTGCTGCAGGCCAAGGCCCGCGCCCAGGAAGCCGGGGACAAGGTGAAGATCAACTACAGCATCCCGAAAGAAGGCGCCGCCAGTTTCTACGACATGCTCGCCATCCCCCGCGATGCCGCCAACGTCGAGAATGCGTACCTGTTCATGAACTTCCTGATGCGCCCCGACGTGATTGCCGATATCACCAACAGCATCGGCTACAGCAACGCCAACGCGGCGGCTACGCCACTGGTCGATGAGGCGATCCGCAACGATCCGGGCTCCTACCCGCCGGAAGCGGTGATGGCCACGCTCTATGCCGTGCCGGACCAGCCGATTGCCGTACAGCGGATCATGACCCGTGGCTGGACCAAGGTGAAGCTGGGCCAGTAA
- a CDS encoding ABC transporter permease subunit, which translates to MKRFGFSKFMLIFGLSFIYLPMLILVIYSFNASKLVTVWGGWSIKWYAGLLDNSQLMGSVLRSLEIACYTAIAAVALGTLAAFVLTRVTRFKGRTLFGGLVTAPLVMPEVITGLSLLLLFVAMAQLIGWPMERGIVTIWIAHTTFCAAYVAVVVSARLRELDLSIEEAAMDLGAKPLKVFFLITIPMIAPSLAAGGMMSFALSLDDLVLASFVSGPGSTTLPMEVFSAVRLGVKPEINAVASLILLAVSIVTFMVWYFSRRAEATRKRAIQEAMDQTASESWQQPEKQMAGATA; encoded by the coding sequence ATGAAACGCTTCGGATTTTCAAAGTTCATGCTGATTTTCGGCCTGTCGTTTATCTACCTGCCGATGCTGATTCTGGTGATCTACTCCTTCAACGCCTCCAAGCTGGTGACGGTGTGGGGTGGCTGGTCGATCAAGTGGTACGCCGGTTTGCTCGACAACAGCCAGTTGATGGGTTCGGTGCTGCGCTCGCTGGAAATCGCCTGCTACACCGCGATTGCGGCAGTCGCACTAGGGACGTTAGCCGCGTTCGTCCTGACTCGCGTTACGCGCTTCAAAGGCCGCACGCTGTTCGGTGGCCTGGTCACCGCGCCGCTGGTGATGCCTGAAGTGATCACCGGTCTGTCGCTGTTGCTGCTGTTCGTGGCCATGGCGCAGTTGATCGGCTGGCCGATGGAGCGTGGCATCGTCACCATCTGGATCGCCCACACCACGTTTTGTGCCGCCTATGTGGCGGTGGTAGTCTCCGCCCGCCTTCGCGAACTGGACCTGTCCATCGAAGAAGCGGCCATGGACCTGGGTGCGAAGCCGTTGAAGGTGTTTTTCCTGATCACCATTCCGATGATCGCGCCGTCACTGGCGGCCGGCGGCATGATGTCGTTCGCCCTGTCGCTCGATGACCTGGTGCTGGCGAGCTTCGTGTCCGGCCCGGGTTCCACGACCCTGCCGATGGAAGTGTTCTCGGCGGTGCGCCTTGGGGTCAAGCCCGAGATCAACGCCGTGGCCAGCCTGATCCTGTTGGCCGTGTCGATCGTGACCTTCATGGTCTGGTACTTCAGCCGCCGCGCCGAAGCCACCCGCAAGCGCGCGATCCAGGAAGCCATGGACCAGACCGCCAGCGAATCCTGGCAGCAACCTGAAAAGCAAATGGCGGGAGCGACGGCGTAA
- a CDS encoding ABC transporter permease subunit yields the protein MKTFNQQFLRWVPSGRKFVIGIPFIWLFLFFMLPFFLVMKISFSEAALAIPPYSEIYTYAEQKFQLMLNIGNYTLLGQDELYLSAYLGSLKVAFFSTVMCLVIGFPMAYAITKASKEAQNVLMLLIMMPTWTAILIRVYAWMGILSNNGLLNAFLMWTGLTSQPVEILNTNIAVYIGVVYAYLPFMVLPLYANLVKHDQSLLEAASDLGSSTFNSFWKITVPLAKNGIIAGCMLVFIPVVGEFVIPELLGGPETLMIGRVLWQEFFNNRDWPVASALAVVMLLILIVPILLFNRSQAKEMEARG from the coding sequence ATGAAAACCTTCAATCAGCAATTCCTGAGGTGGGTCCCCAGCGGACGCAAGTTCGTCATCGGGATTCCGTTCATCTGGCTGTTCCTGTTCTTCATGTTGCCGTTCTTTTTGGTGATGAAGATCAGCTTCTCGGAAGCGGCCCTGGCCATTCCGCCCTACTCGGAGATCTACACCTACGCCGAGCAGAAATTCCAGCTGATGCTCAACATCGGCAACTACACCCTGCTGGGCCAGGATGAGCTGTACCTGTCCGCCTACCTGGGTTCGTTGAAGGTGGCGTTTTTCAGCACCGTGATGTGCCTGGTGATCGGTTTTCCGATGGCCTACGCCATCACCAAGGCCAGCAAGGAAGCGCAGAACGTGCTGATGCTGCTGATCATGATGCCGACCTGGACCGCGATCCTGATCCGCGTTTATGCGTGGATGGGCATCCTCAGCAACAACGGTCTGCTCAACGCCTTCCTGATGTGGACCGGGCTGACGTCGCAGCCGGTCGAGATCCTCAACACCAACATCGCCGTCTACATCGGCGTGGTGTATGCGTATCTGCCGTTCATGGTGTTGCCGCTGTACGCCAACCTGGTCAAGCATGACCAGAGCCTGCTGGAAGCCGCATCGGACCTGGGTTCGAGCACCTTCAACAGCTTCTGGAAAATCACCGTGCCGCTGGCCAAGAACGGCATCATCGCCGGTTGCATGCTGGTGTTCATTCCGGTGGTCGGTGAGTTCGTGATTCCGGAACTGCTGGGCGGCCCGGAAACCCTGATGATCGGCCGTGTGTTGTGGCAAGAGTTCTTCAACAACCGCGACTGGCCGGTGGCGTCTGCCCTGGCGGTGGTAATGCTGTTGATCCTGATTGTGCCGATTCTGCTGTTCAACCGCAGCCAGGCCAAAGAGATGGAGGCACGAGGATGA
- the potA gene encoding polyamine ABC transporter ATP-binding protein, producing MANASSIYRKALEGHQAPKKVLVKIDRVTKKFDETTAVDDVSLEIHQGEIFALLGGSGSGKSTLLRMLAGFERPTEGRILLDGVDITDMPPYERPINMMFQSYALFPHMTVAQNIAFGLKQDRLPAAEIDARVQEMLRLVHMTQYAKRKPHQLSGGQRQRVALARSLAKRPKLLLLDEPMGALDKKLRSQMQLELVEIIERVGVTCVMVTHDQEEAMTMAERIAIMHLGWIAQIGSPVDIYEAPVSRMVCEFIGNVNAFDGTVVEDLEGHAIIHSPDLEQKIYVGHGVSTSVQDKSITYAIRPEKLLVSTVKPENRYNWSAGKVHDIAYLGGHSVFYVELPGGKIVQSFMANAERRGARPTWDDQVYVWWEDDSGVVLRA from the coding sequence ATGGCAAACGCCTCCAGCATCTACAGGAAGGCTCTTGAGGGTCACCAGGCACCGAAAAAGGTGTTGGTGAAAATCGATCGCGTCACCAAGAAGTTCGACGAAACCACCGCCGTGGACGATGTGTCCCTGGAAATCCACCAGGGCGAAATCTTCGCCCTGCTCGGTGGTTCCGGTTCCGGCAAATCGACCCTGCTGCGCATGCTCGCCGGTTTCGAGCGCCCGACCGAAGGCCGGATTCTGCTCGACGGTGTCGACATCACCGACATGCCGCCGTACGAACGACCGATCAACATGATGTTCCAGTCCTACGCGCTGTTCCCGCACATGACGGTGGCGCAGAACATCGCCTTCGGCCTCAAGCAGGACCGTTTGCCAGCCGCCGAAATCGACGCCCGGGTGCAGGAGATGCTGCGCCTGGTGCACATGACTCAATACGCCAAGCGCAAGCCGCACCAACTGTCCGGCGGCCAGCGTCAGCGTGTGGCCCTGGCCCGCTCCCTGGCCAAGCGTCCGAAGCTGCTGTTGCTCGACGAACCGATGGGTGCACTGGATAAAAAGCTGCGTTCGCAGATGCAGCTTGAACTTGTCGAGATCATCGAGCGCGTGGGCGTGACCTGCGTGATGGTGACCCACGACCAGGAAGAGGCCATGACCATGGCCGAGCGCATCGCGATCATGCACCTGGGCTGGATCGCCCAGATCGGCAGCCCGGTGGACATCTATGAAGCACCGGTCAGCCGCATGGTCTGCGAATTCATCGGCAACGTGAACGCCTTCGACGGCACTGTGGTCGAGGACCTGGAAGGTCACGCGATCATCCACAGCCCGGACCTTGAGCAGAAGATCTACGTCGGTCACGGCGTCAGCACGTCGGTGCAGGACAAGTCGATCACCTACGCGATACGCCCGGAAAAACTGCTGGTCAGCACCGTCAAGCCGGAGAACCGCTACAACTGGTCCGCCGGCAAGGTGCATGACATCGCCTACCTCGGTGGCCACTCGGTGTTCTACGTGGAGCTGCCTGGCGGCAAGATCGTCCAGTCGTTCATGGCCAACGCCGAACGCCGTGGTGCGCGTCCGACCTGGGACGATCAGGTCTACGTGTGGTGGGAAGACGACAGCGGCGTGGTACTGCGCGCATGA
- a CDS encoding gamma-glutamyl-gamma-aminobutyrate hydrolase family protein, with protein MAFKPLIGVTACVKQIGLHPYHISGDKYLRAVSVAALGLPVVIPSLGDLTEIDDLLPQLDGLLLTGSPSNVEPFHYQGPDSAPGTDHDPARDATTLPLIRAAIAAGVPVLGICRGFQEMNVAFGGSLHQKVHELPGFLDHREADHPDLAVQYAPAHGVNVQPGGVFEALDLPAVFQVNSIHSQGIDRLAPGLRAEAVAPDGLIEAISVEHSQAFALGVQWHPEWQVLNNPPYLSIFQAFGEACRQRAALRHSS; from the coding sequence ATGGCATTCAAGCCATTGATCGGCGTTACTGCATGCGTCAAACAGATTGGCCTGCACCCCTACCACATCAGCGGTGACAAGTACTTGCGTGCTGTCAGCGTTGCCGCGTTGGGGCTGCCTGTCGTTATTCCTTCCTTAGGCGACCTGACCGAAATCGATGACCTGCTGCCGCAGCTCGACGGTCTGTTGCTGACCGGCTCGCCATCGAACGTGGAACCCTTCCACTATCAAGGCCCCGACAGCGCCCCCGGCACGGATCATGATCCGGCGCGGGATGCCACCACCCTTCCCCTGATCCGCGCCGCTATTGCAGCGGGCGTTCCGGTGCTCGGCATCTGCCGTGGCTTCCAGGAAATGAACGTGGCGTTCGGTGGCAGCCTGCATCAGAAGGTCCATGAACTGCCTGGTTTCCTCGACCATCGCGAGGCCGACCATCCGGACCTGGCCGTGCAATACGCTCCCGCTCACGGGGTGAATGTGCAGCCTGGCGGTGTGTTCGAAGCGCTGGACCTGCCTGCGGTGTTCCAGGTCAATTCGATTCACAGCCAGGGCATCGACCGCCTCGCTCCCGGCCTGCGCGCCGAAGCCGTCGCGCCCGATGGCCTGATCGAGGCGATCTCGGTCGAGCACAGCCAGGCGTTTGCCCTCGGCGTGCAATGGCACCCGGAATGGCAGGTGCTGAACAACCCTCCTTATCTGAGTATTTTCCAGGCGTTCGGCGAAGCCTGCCGGCAACGGGCGGCACTGCGTCACTCGAGCTGA
- a CDS encoding glutamine synthetase family protein, with product MSVPLRTVQLNEANAFLKKYPEVLYVDLLIADMNGVVRGKRIERTSLHKVYEKGINLPASLFALDINGSTVESTGLGLDIGDSDRICYPIPGTLSIEPWQKRPTAQLLMTMHELEGQPFFADPREVLANIVRKFDDMGLTICAAFELEFYLIDQDNVNGRPQSPRSPVSGKRPMSTQVYLIDDLDEYVDCLQDILEGAKEQGIPADAIVKESAPAQFEVNLHHVADPIKACDYAVLLKRLVKNIAYDHEMDTTFMAKPYPGQAGNGLHVHISILDKEGNNIFASEDPEQNAALRHAIGGVLETLPAQMAFLCPNVNSYRRFGAQFYVPNSPSWGIDNRTVAVRVPTGSPDSVRIEHRVAGADANPYLLMASVLAGVHHGLTNQIEPGAPVEGNSYEQNEQSLPNNLRDALRELDDSEVMAKYIDPLYIDVFVACKESELAEFENSISDLEYNWYLHTV from the coding sequence ATGTCGGTCCCTCTGCGTACCGTTCAACTCAACGAAGCAAACGCATTCCTTAAGAAATATCCTGAGGTTTTGTACGTCGACCTTCTGATTGCTGATATGAACGGTGTGGTGCGCGGCAAGCGCATCGAGCGCACCAGTCTTCATAAGGTTTACGAGAAAGGCATTAACCTGCCGGCGTCCCTGTTTGCTCTGGACATCAATGGCTCCACGGTGGAAAGCACCGGCCTGGGTCTGGACATCGGCGACTCCGACCGGATCTGCTACCCGATCCCCGGAACCCTGAGCATCGAGCCTTGGCAGAAGCGCCCAACCGCGCAACTGTTGATGACCATGCACGAACTCGAAGGCCAGCCATTCTTCGCCGACCCGCGTGAAGTGCTGGCCAATATCGTGCGCAAGTTCGACGACATGGGCCTGACCATCTGCGCCGCGTTCGAACTGGAGTTCTACCTGATCGACCAGGACAACGTGAACGGTCGTCCGCAATCGCCACGTTCGCCGGTATCCGGCAAGCGTCCGATGTCGACCCAGGTGTACCTGATCGACGATCTCGACGAATACGTCGATTGCCTGCAAGACATCCTCGAAGGCGCGAAAGAGCAGGGCATCCCGGCTGACGCCATCGTCAAGGAAAGCGCCCCGGCGCAGTTCGAAGTCAACCTGCATCACGTGGCTGACCCGATCAAGGCGTGCGACTACGCGGTCCTGCTCAAGCGTCTGGTGAAGAACATCGCCTACGACCACGAGATGGACACCACCTTCATGGCCAAGCCGTATCCGGGCCAGGCAGGTAACGGTCTGCACGTGCACATTTCGATTCTCGACAAAGAAGGCAACAACATCTTTGCCAGCGAGGATCCCGAGCAGAACGCCGCGCTGCGACACGCGATCGGCGGTGTGCTCGAGACCCTGCCGGCGCAGATGGCGTTCCTTTGCCCGAACGTCAACTCTTACCGTCGTTTCGGCGCGCAGTTCTATGTACCGAACTCGCCGAGCTGGGGCATCGACAACCGTACCGTAGCGGTACGTGTGCCGACCGGTTCGCCAGACTCGGTGCGCATCGAACACCGCGTGGCCGGTGCCGACGCCAACCCGTACCTGCTGATGGCTTCCGTTTTGGCGGGCGTGCACCACGGCCTGACCAACCAGATCGAACCGGGCGCCCCGGTGGAAGGCAACAGCTACGAGCAAAACGAGCAGAGCCTGCCGAACAACCTGCGCGATGCACTGCGCGAGCTGGACGACAGCGAAGTCATGGCCAAGTACATCGACCCGCTGTACATCGACGTGTTTGTGGCGTGCAAGGAAAGCGAGCTGGCCGAGTTCGAGAACTCCATCTCGGACCTTGAGTACAACTGGTACTTGCACACGGTCTGA